The following DNA comes from Pleuronectes platessa chromosome 9, fPlePla1.1, whole genome shotgun sequence.
TGACAAAACGCTTCAGTTTCTTCTATAAATTTCTCTCACAGCCGATTCAGCTTTATTGGTGTTTCCTCATATTGTCTTGCTCTGGGCATTAAGGAGGGTTGGgattttattatctttattgcTTTTATACTGTAAAGTCTGAttgttggatggttggttggttggttggatggatagatggtaTTTTCACAAATCCACTGTGGGGATGTGTTCACCCTGCAAATGGAAGGGAATTATATCACATTCCTTCAAAATCATCTTGTGTTTGGGGTATTTATTAAGGACAGTCGAGATAAACTAGACTTCAAGAAGTGTACTAGAGTTGTGGCACACAGAGTGTTTGGTTATCCGGCAGAGGAGGAATTCCACCATCTTGACTAAGTAATCTACAACAAGTACCTCAAAGGGGACAGTCTGAATCTTTCATAAAGATACTGATCAGAGTGGCTCAAAGGACTTGGTGGGTCTCTGAAGACCCTTGTCCGCCTCAGAGACCACCAATCCACACCAACTCCAGATGATCCTCAAAAAAGACTGATGTCACATTTCAAATGAACGACGATTTTTTCGTAGGACTGGAAACCCAGAATTTAACCTGAAAGTTACTCCGATGAATACAAATCAAGCTTCATCGTACAGGGCCCTGATCAATACATGAAGTTTACTCGCTGTTTCCTTGATTTGCTCCAGAGtttgaggctgcatttaaacataacAAAAAATTTGTTGTGAAACATTTTGGGCACGTATAACACGCGATGTGACACACaaagtcaggactcagtgttaaagtgaccGCAGCGACCCAGATACATGATCCGACATCATTGATTAATAACTTAATAGTTTAGTTTAAAAGTTTGTCACGTGAACtcgttcattttcatctgcatgaactgaactttggaCAAGTTCTTTCTGAGTGTATACTGGCgcaacactgacctcatctaTCACCTCATCAGGCAGCGGAGGAGCTCCAGGGTCTTTTTTCTAATCTATTTAGGATtgcctacacacacatatattacaataataatatacttTATTTGTAGAACAACTTTTACATAAGAAATGCAGTTCAAATAATGGCCTCTTACAATCCTTTGAATAGAAAGAaaagttgtgtttatgtgtagaGAGAAGACAAACATCACCCCCGCTGGTGGGTGTATGTGTGCCAAATTGGTAATAGTCACTCTCCCACATTAATTAATTGACACACTTAATATGGTTTCTAAGAAATAAGTACTAAAGGGTTTGTCACACACTATAATAAGTTGTCAAAAGAAATAGATCTTATCTGTGGGATTCACTAACTGGAAACGGATTTATTAATAGATAATGAATAGTGAATCAAAACACATGTAAtgttgtaaaatatattttagtggGAAAAATCAAATACTGTACATTAGTaatatttgtaaatgtaaatgtgtgatAAATAAGGGAAAAACACAGAATTAACAAAACACACCATAGTACATTTTCACTATTATTACGACATATATAGATAtactatttatatattaaaaaaattgtattatgGTAAAGGTCACAAAAACTGCAATCCCATGCAGAGCCaaattactttattttgtcGGAtcaactgtatatatacacaaaaaaaGTATACAGTATACAGCTTTACTAATCTGTATAATATGAGGAGGTAAAGAGAACCAGGCAGATCATTCTTTGTGgatatttattatcattttaatgATTATCGTTATTAGTTAAATCCTGCAGTTACCTTTTGAAAGTAGCAGAATAGTGGGATTAACATCCAcctatttttacatttataaaatgtttgtccATTTTAAAACATTCAGTGTATTTTTTCTATAGCTTATTTGATGCACATACTGCATGTTTTGTAAATGCTGTTCGACATGAACTGAAAGGACTGTGGGTTTTCCTCAGTACTAGTGGGTAAAGCCCTAAAGTTAAGTTTGCTGATGGTATGCTTTTTCTAAAACTGCTATTTGTTGTTGCTCATTCAAATGAATAGGAATATAGACATCATATAGAATTAAACATTAACGTGAACAAAGGCTTGTATTTAATCCTCAGCCACCTTCCCAGTCATCCTGTATGTCTCTGTTGGCCCCTGCTCTCCACATGTTAGCTGCGTCTCTTGACTCTCTGGCTCCTCTATCACACCTGCCAAGAGGGAACATGATCTTTGAAAAATAGCTGTTGCCATGGAAGAAGCTCAAAGGGGTTACAGAGCAAATAAGTATATACGTATATTGTAAATAGTGGAATATATTACAGACCTGTTGGTGGACAGTCTCCCGACCTATGTCTGTTGTGCTTGTGGGAGGGTGCGTAGAGGAAGATGATGGTGAAAACGTACAGATTCCACATGCCATAGATTCCTGTGAGAAAAGCACTGTCGACCTGGAGAGTGAAGTCTCCCCAGTGCCAGTGGCCTTCACTGACCTGGATCAGAGTAAGAGCATTTAAATGCAAGGAGCTCAAAAACAGTAAATAAGACCATATTATCGGAAAAGACTTCTGTGCTGATAACACTTACTTGAttcaagatgaagaagatgatagTCATGGCTGCACATGCTAGAGTTACCAGCATCAAAAACTTGAACCTGAAGATGATACCCTGCCAATACAAGCGAGAGTGGAAAAACAGCCAGAATATTGAATCATCAGTTGTATAAAACGccatttttatttgatctgtgtttcATATAATCAATttaacaaatgaaacaaaattaaCCTTATAGCACAGCCTCCTGGCCTCTGGCATTGCAGGAAGTTGCTGCACTTTCCAACCAATGTTTCTAAACACACAACGCACCATGTGACAGAGGGAAAGGAAATACAGACAGACTGAAAGCCCTGCCACAATGATGAAGGTAAACTGTGAGGGAGGGTCAAAGAAAAGGCCTCAGTGACACAGAGAACGGTTGATCTTATAGAGTAAAACcgtttatttatacagcactgaATCACAACTGAAGTTATCTTAACGTAGTTTCCATATAGGAGGTCTAGATATCATTTACATTACTATTTAGAACAAAGGATACGGAAACCTTTGTCCCGATGTCTGATGCCCACACACTGTAGAAAGGGTTGGTCAAATGAACGCCCCTTCatgagaaaacagaaacatttaacgtttaaaagaaaactacatttgaaaaacacaagACTTCCCCCAAAGCAGTCCTGTTGTTACCTTTCACTAAGGTCAAATATGAGGAGGACGGATGATCCGAACACAACTATCCCGACCTGCCACCAGTACGCTGAGAGACGATTCCTCTGACTTTGGTCCTAAAGGATTTGTTGTTGACACACAGGTCATGACTGGCATGAAAGTACGGAGGGGAGGTACAGTTTAAGACATGCACTATACAACAGAGTAGACAAAACAGGCCAAGCCGAGAGGTTGTACCAGAGAATGGCTTATTACGTTAGTCCACAGCAACCACAATTTTTTTAGAACCCCCTTAAATTCTATGAGTGGACAAGAACCTCTGAATACTATGTGTACAAGGTTCCTGGTGAGTTTATGCATTAAACCTACTTATTATGTGTGGACGCTATAGTATTAGTACCACTCTGTGGTCAATACAATttcgagaataaagttgtaattattCGTGAATAAAATCAAGGGAGAACATCAGAAGTCTTTGGCCTGTGTTAAATTCGAAATTCTACTTGATAAAAGGTTTCACAAGCAAACTAATACTTCATGTTTTGTCACATCAACGATACATTATCACTTAGAAAAGAGTAAATTCTGAAGAATAAACCTCACAGATTAGAGGGAAATTGCCTCTTAAGTAAAGGAGAAAATATTTGCTAGTggtttactgtttattttttctccttAAGTAGCATTAACTGAATGATTTGACTTTATTCTCCTTATATTATGACATTCTCATTGAAGTATGACTTTATTtagataatataaaatatttatcatatattatgggttttttctcattaaatgaCAACTTTATCTTCCTcatattattactttattttcttaatattatgactttattatcCTTATACACCGCTAAAAAATTAAGGAAACACTTAGGGCTGGTCTCGTGGTATCTCCTCCATGCTCTAGAAACTGTGCTGGGTGACACCGCAAACATTGTTTTACGGCCGCACGCATAGATGTGCCTCCCAGGAGGAACCGGACTGACTACCTGTGCAACCTGAGTCGGCTGCACTTACGCTTCCTAAATGGACAGTTTGCCATCCCAGTTTAATTGACTTGGTGTTATATTGTAATGATAAAGTGATCCCTTAAGTTTTTAAGCAGTGTATCATGAccttttctcattaaattacgACTTTAATCTTGCAAtactacatttttattttgttcataaGGCCCTGCATCATTATTTGCACAGTTTGCATTTAGTTTATAGATTTGATGATAAGAGAAACGTTTGAAGATTAGAAGTATGTGGTttggttctctgtgtttcttgGGAGGCGAGGTCGCCACAGTCAATTGAGAACTCTCCTGGTTGTGAACAAAAGAACTAAATTCTGACCATGAGGTGTTCGCCACAGAAGATGACCCAGAAACAGAATAGTGTGGCGTAGAAGATGCCTTGCTGTACATCCTCAAACAGCAGCATCCACGTCCACTCAAAGCCAAGGGAGAGCCACTCCACCGGCACATTCAGGAAGGTCATGGAGACACCCAGAGCTAAAATCACCCTAAACGAGGCAAAGACACACTGCAGTGACttaagacacaaaaacagtaaCTTGATGCTGCAGGCACAGTATTGACCTGGTTCTTACAGGCTGATCATGCACTTAATATCAAAAAGTCTTCATGTGTCCCTCTCTCCACACGATGCCCGGAAGCTCTTCATGCCTCTTAAAGTTATGACACAGGATTTTTCAGTAGCTCTAAGCTCTCACCGGGAGACTAGGACGGAGCTTCAATTTAGGGGCTGTGTTGTATAACTTCACTTTgtacttcaaaaataaaaagatatgttCATTCATTCGGCAATAAAATAATTCTACAGCCTGGAAAATATCAGTGACATTATGAAGTAACATgtgatatgaaaaaaaatatgaaagatgCAATATTTTTTATGTGGATACACATAACATCAAAGGCAAATAATTTGGTTATGTGAAAGCATTCTTTGTCATCATACTTTTCCAAAAGGACTGGAGGTCTCGCCATCAGGCTGATTCGGTACCAGTACCAGGCTGTTGCCACGAGTGTCCAGGGACTGAACACAGTCTTGAGGCTGATCCACACTTTAGTAAAGCCTCCGTTCTGGTGGATGCCCTGAAGAAAAGGGGGGACATTAAATGTTCGATTGGGACGGCTGCAGGCTTTGGACatcatttcaataaaaaatataaagtaaaattaAACTCACCACCATATGGATGTCCTTTATTTCTCCAATTCCAACATTCATAGTGTCATTCACTGGCAAGCGCAGGTTAATTAAAAAGTACTTGTGGGCAACAGTACCCAGCTCCATGAAGGGTATGGGGTCACACTGGTAAAAGCGGCCTTCATTTTCATACGTCTGCAGAAGCACAGACTGTTAAAGGTCACTAAgcagaaacacatttgaatGTTATTTACCATGGCCGTGCAGATTTACCTTAGGGACTCCTAACATGCACCTGAGTGGCCTTTGCTCCACCGAGTGAAACTGTGTGGTCCACTCAGACATCCCGTTATCTCTGTATGCGATGCCAGCGTCAATAGTGATGATAACATCCTCTtctacacaaacagagaaataatCCAGTTTTCTAACACATCTGCCACATGAACTGCTACGTTATTTTCAGTCCCGATAGTAAAATACGCATCTTACCAATCTGATTGATCATTTTGAAGGCAATGTCAAACTGAAGAACAGCCAGCACGTACTGGAACCAAGGGCTCATCTCCATGTTGGGAAGAGGTACATGAACGGCAAAAACAATGTCATTGGCATCCAGAGTTTTTGCCAAAGGTTCGTCAAAACTCTTGACCTGGTGGCAGCGATTTAATCCCCAGGGCATGAGCCAGCCATGTGACCTGTGGCGATTTATACATTTGGTGGCCGAGTAGTGGATAGCACTGGTTGGACTGGGAGCTACGGAAAAAGGTAAATGATCTGTCATGGTCTCGTTGTTTTGAGTTGTGATCTACACAGCCAGAACAAatctttatagtttttttttgagCCATAAGAAAACCTGGTTTAAAATGATTGTTggtgaaatataattttaaaaaaaacacacacaatttctaAATTTCAACAATTATAAAGTTGTAAGATTTGACTAGTACTTACCAATCAAAGCTCCAATCATGATGGAAAAAATTtggaaaataagaataaaaaaccCCAAGAAAACCAATTTCTTAGTGCTCATGTTCTCGATGATTGCCCCTGCCATTTTTAAAAggtcaaaatgaaaaatgatgcCTCGAAACTACCCTTGCTCCGCACAGACAAAGTGCATCACTGCAGCTCGTCTGCGTGCTCACACACATCAGACTCTGCCGGGGAAAATGTCAGAAATCATCTTCAGACAGAGCATGTGCAGAAGGCGTGGGTGTAACCATGACGTGGTttgattcagtaaaaaaaaagaaagaaaaaaaaataaccagtaTAAAACATGTTTCCTTTATTGCTGAAAGAATACATCCTTGAAGTGTATGTATCACAACTAGGTTACTTTCTTTACACCGAGGACTGACCATACTCAAAATCCAAATGTTTGATACTGCATCCAAGCCGCGCGGGAAtaacaaattcacacacacacacactcagtcagtcTGGCTCAAAGCGACATTGTTTGGTCTGTTAACTACATGtagagcagggaagtgagatccgatcacaagtggtcacaggagccACATTCAGGACACACTTTAGTGCTGGGAGTGAACACGGAGACTTAGCGCtggccacttgtgatcggatctctgaAtgacggatgttaataccaggtgtgtacaGGGCCACTAAGTCTGAGTGGtctgtctttcctctctttGGCTCTGGAGCAAAACAAAATTGGAAAGGTACAGCTAATTAGAAATACTGTGGGTGGTTCAATGTATATGATAATGAAACATAAAATATTTGACGGAACTAAAATAATGCAAAATATCAATTAAGTTCCTTGgttaacaaacaaatatatcatATTCACAC
Coding sequences within:
- the LOC128448446 gene encoding protein wntless homolog, which encodes MAGAIIENMSTKKLVFLGFFILIFQIFSIMIGALIAPSPTSAIHYSATKCINRHRSHGWLMPWGLNRCHQVKSFDEPLAKTLDANDIVFAVHVPLPNMEMSPWFQYVLAVLQFDIAFKMINQIEEDVIITIDAGIAYRDNGMSEWTTQFHSVEQRPLRCMLGVPKTYENEGRFYQCDPIPFMELGTVAHKYFLINLRLPVNDTMNVGIGEIKDIHMVGIHQNGGFTKVWISLKTVFSPWTLVATAWYWYRISLMARPPVLLEKVILALGVSMTFLNVPVEWLSLGFEWTWMLLFEDVQQGIFYATLFCFWVIFCGEHLMDQSQRNRLSAYWWQVGIVVFGSSVLLIFDLSERGVHLTNPFYSVWASDIGTKVSFTFIIVAGLSVCLYFLSLCHMVRCVFRNIGWKVQQLPAMPEARRLCYKGIIFRFKFLMLVTLACAAMTIIFFILNQVSEGHWHWGDFTLQVDSAFLTGIYGMWNLYVFTIIFLYAPSHKHNRHRSGDCPPTGVIEEPESQETQLTCGEQGPTETYRMTGKVAED